A genome region from Macaca nemestrina isolate mMacNem1 chromosome 20, mMacNem.hap1, whole genome shotgun sequence includes the following:
- the LOC105488194 gene encoding zinc finger protein 418 isoform X1, which produces MAAAALRLPAQQGTVAFEDVAVNFSQEEWSLLSEVQRCLYHDVMLENWVLISSLGYWCGSEDEEAPSKRNILHLADHQGTHHKQKLHRCEDWGNKLYDSSNHQHQNQYLGEKPYRSSVEEALFVKRCKFHVSEESSVFIQSGKDFLLSSGLLQQEATHTGEKSNSKPECESPFQGGNTHYSSGECMKHSGTKHILVQQQRLLPREECYCCECGKSFIKYDSFSNHQRVHTGKRPYECGECGKSFSHKGSLVQHQRVHTGERPYECGECGKSFSQNGTLIKHQRVHTGERPYECEECGKCFTQKGNLIQHQRGHTSERPYECEECGKCFSQKGTLTEHHRVHTRERPYECGECGKSFSRKGHLRNHQRGHTGERPYECGECGKSFSRKGNLIQHQRSHTGERPYECRDCRKLFRGKSHLIEHQRVHTGERPYECNECGKSFLDSSGFRVHQRVHTGEKPFECSECGKSFPQSCSLLRHRRVHTGERPYECGECGKSFHQSSSLLRHQKIHTAERPYECRECGKFFSSLLEHRRVHTGERPYECSECGKTFTRRSAHFKHQRLHTRGKPYECSECGKSFAETFSLTEHRRVHTGERPYGCSECGKSFHRSSSLLRHQRVHTEKSPYK; this is translated from the coding sequence GTTATTGGTGTGGATCGGAAGATGAGGAGGCACCTTCTAAGCGGAACATTTTGCACTTGGCAGATCATCAGGGGACACATCACAAGCAGAAACTGCACAGGTGTGAGGATTGGGGGAATAAATTGTATGATAGTTCAAACCATCAGCACCAGAATCAGTACcttggagagaaaccctatagaAGCAGTGTTGAAGAAGCATTGTTTGTGAAGAGGTGTAAGTTCCATGTGTCAGAGGAGTCATCTGTCTTCATtcagagtgggaaggactttttGCTCAGCTCAGGATTACTGCAGCAGGAGGCCACTCACACTGGGGAGAAGTCAAACAGCAAACCTGAGTGTGAGTCTCCCTTTCAGGGGGGAAATACTCATTACAGCTCTGGAGAATGCATGAAACATTCTGGCACCAAACACATACTTGTTCAACAGCAGAGACTTCTCCCTAGAGAAGAATGTTATTGCTGCGAATGTGGGAAATCCTTTATCAAATATGATAGCTTCAGTAATCATCAGAGAGTTCATACTGGGAAAAGACCTTATGAATGTGGAGAATGTGGGAAATCTTTTAGTCATAAGGGCAGCCTTGTTCAGCATCAACGGGTTCATACTGGAGAAAGACCTTATGAGTGTGGAGAATGTGGGAAATCTTTTAGTCAAAATGGCACCCTCATTAAACATCAAcgagttcacactggagaaagacctTATGAGTGTGAAGAATGTGGGAAATGTTTTACTCAAAAGGGCAATCTGATTCAACATCAACGAGGTCACACTAGTGAAAGACCTTATGAGTGTGAAGAATGTGGAAAATGTTTTAGTCAAAAGGGCACCCTCACTGAACATCATCGAGTTCACACTAGAGAAAGACCTTATGAGTGTGGAGAATGTGGGAAATCTTTTAGTCGAAAGGGACACCTTAGGAACCATCAGCGAGGtcacactggagaaagacctTATGAGTGTGGAGAATGTGGGAAATCTTTTAGTCGAAAGGGCAACCTCATTCAGCATCAGCGAAGCCACACTGGAGAAAGGCCTTACGAGTGTAGAGACTGTAGGAAATTATTTAGGGGCAAGTCCCACCTCATTGAACACCAgagagttcacactggagaaaggccatatgaatgtaatgaatgtgggaaatcATTTCTAGACAGCTCTGGGTTTCGTGTTCATCAgagagttcacactggagaaaaaccgTTTGagtgcagtgaatgtgggaaatcATTTCCTCAAAGCTGTTCCCTTCTTCGACATAGGAGAGTTCATACTGGAGAAAGGCCTTATGAGTGTGGAGAATGTGGAAAGTCATTTCATCAGAGCTCTTCCCTCCTTCGACATCAGAAAATTCACACTGCAGAAAGACCTTATGAGTGCAGAGAATGTGGGAAATTCTTCTCCAGTCTCCTTGAACACAGgagagttcacactggagaaaggccttatgaatgcagtgaatgtggaaaaaCATTTACTCGAAGATCTGCGCATTTTAAACATCAGAGACTTCATACTCGAGGAAAGCCTTATGagtgcagtgaatgtgggaaatcCTTTGCTGAAACGTTCAGTCTTACTGAACACAGgagagttcacactggagaaaggcctTATGGGTGCAGCGAATGTGGAAAATCATTTCATCGAAGCTCTTCTCTCCTTCGACATCAGAGAGTTCACACAGAAAAAAGTCCTTACAAGtga
- the LOC105488194 gene encoding zinc finger protein 418 isoform X2: MAAAALRLPAQGTVAFEDVAVNFSQEEWSLLSEVQRCLYHDVMLENWVLISSLGYWCGSEDEEAPSKRNILHLADHQGTHHKQKLHRCEDWGNKLYDSSNHQHQNQYLGEKPYRSSVEEALFVKRCKFHVSEESSVFIQSGKDFLLSSGLLQQEATHTGEKSNSKPECESPFQGGNTHYSSGECMKHSGTKHILVQQQRLLPREECYCCECGKSFIKYDSFSNHQRVHTGKRPYECGECGKSFSHKGSLVQHQRVHTGERPYECGECGKSFSQNGTLIKHQRVHTGERPYECEECGKCFTQKGNLIQHQRGHTSERPYECEECGKCFSQKGTLTEHHRVHTRERPYECGECGKSFSRKGHLRNHQRGHTGERPYECGECGKSFSRKGNLIQHQRSHTGERPYECRDCRKLFRGKSHLIEHQRVHTGERPYECNECGKSFLDSSGFRVHQRVHTGEKPFECSECGKSFPQSCSLLRHRRVHTGERPYECGECGKSFHQSSSLLRHQKIHTAERPYECRECGKFFSSLLEHRRVHTGERPYECSECGKTFTRRSAHFKHQRLHTRGKPYECSECGKSFAETFSLTEHRRVHTGERPYGCSECGKSFHRSSSLLRHQRVHTEKSPYK; the protein is encoded by the coding sequence GTTATTGGTGTGGATCGGAAGATGAGGAGGCACCTTCTAAGCGGAACATTTTGCACTTGGCAGATCATCAGGGGACACATCACAAGCAGAAACTGCACAGGTGTGAGGATTGGGGGAATAAATTGTATGATAGTTCAAACCATCAGCACCAGAATCAGTACcttggagagaaaccctatagaAGCAGTGTTGAAGAAGCATTGTTTGTGAAGAGGTGTAAGTTCCATGTGTCAGAGGAGTCATCTGTCTTCATtcagagtgggaaggactttttGCTCAGCTCAGGATTACTGCAGCAGGAGGCCACTCACACTGGGGAGAAGTCAAACAGCAAACCTGAGTGTGAGTCTCCCTTTCAGGGGGGAAATACTCATTACAGCTCTGGAGAATGCATGAAACATTCTGGCACCAAACACATACTTGTTCAACAGCAGAGACTTCTCCCTAGAGAAGAATGTTATTGCTGCGAATGTGGGAAATCCTTTATCAAATATGATAGCTTCAGTAATCATCAGAGAGTTCATACTGGGAAAAGACCTTATGAATGTGGAGAATGTGGGAAATCTTTTAGTCATAAGGGCAGCCTTGTTCAGCATCAACGGGTTCATACTGGAGAAAGACCTTATGAGTGTGGAGAATGTGGGAAATCTTTTAGTCAAAATGGCACCCTCATTAAACATCAAcgagttcacactggagaaagacctTATGAGTGTGAAGAATGTGGGAAATGTTTTACTCAAAAGGGCAATCTGATTCAACATCAACGAGGTCACACTAGTGAAAGACCTTATGAGTGTGAAGAATGTGGAAAATGTTTTAGTCAAAAGGGCACCCTCACTGAACATCATCGAGTTCACACTAGAGAAAGACCTTATGAGTGTGGAGAATGTGGGAAATCTTTTAGTCGAAAGGGACACCTTAGGAACCATCAGCGAGGtcacactggagaaagacctTATGAGTGTGGAGAATGTGGGAAATCTTTTAGTCGAAAGGGCAACCTCATTCAGCATCAGCGAAGCCACACTGGAGAAAGGCCTTACGAGTGTAGAGACTGTAGGAAATTATTTAGGGGCAAGTCCCACCTCATTGAACACCAgagagttcacactggagaaaggccatatgaatgtaatgaatgtgggaaatcATTTCTAGACAGCTCTGGGTTTCGTGTTCATCAgagagttcacactggagaaaaaccgTTTGagtgcagtgaatgtgggaaatcATTTCCTCAAAGCTGTTCCCTTCTTCGACATAGGAGAGTTCATACTGGAGAAAGGCCTTATGAGTGTGGAGAATGTGGAAAGTCATTTCATCAGAGCTCTTCCCTCCTTCGACATCAGAAAATTCACACTGCAGAAAGACCTTATGAGTGCAGAGAATGTGGGAAATTCTTCTCCAGTCTCCTTGAACACAGgagagttcacactggagaaaggccttatgaatgcagtgaatgtggaaaaaCATTTACTCGAAGATCTGCGCATTTTAAACATCAGAGACTTCATACTCGAGGAAAGCCTTATGagtgcagtgaatgtgggaaatcCTTTGCTGAAACGTTCAGTCTTACTGAACACAGgagagttcacactggagaaaggcctTATGGGTGCAGCGAATGTGGAAAATCATTTCATCGAAGCTCTTCTCTCCTTCGACATCAGAGAGTTCACACAGAAAAAAGTCCTTACAAGtga